From one Amycolatopsis sp. FDAARGOS 1241 genomic stretch:
- a CDS encoding citrate synthase 2 has product MTTSTISQKNSDHADDGFKPGLEGVVAFRTEIAEPDRDGGALRYRGIDIEDLAGKVTFGDVWGLLVDGRFGNGLPPAEPFPLPVHTGDVRVDVQAALAMLAPIWGFQPLLDITDEQARDQLARASVMALSYVAQSARGTSTPAVPESEVDKATSITERFMIRWRGEPDPAHVKALDAYWVSAAEHGMNASTFTARVIASTGADVAASLSGAVGAMSGPLHGGAPARVLPMIEEVERSGDAAGLVKGILDRKERLMGFGHRVYRAEDPRARVLRRTCKELGAERYEVAAALEQAALTELRERRPDHPIETNVEFWAAVILDFAKVPPAMMPSMFSSARTAGWAAHILEQKQTGRLVRPSAKYVGPGPRKPEDVEGWDSVTKH; this is encoded by the coding sequence GTGACTACCTCCACCATCAGCCAGAAGAACTCCGACCACGCCGACGACGGCTTCAAACCGGGCCTCGAAGGTGTGGTGGCGTTCCGCACCGAGATCGCCGAACCCGACCGCGACGGCGGCGCGCTGCGCTACCGCGGCATCGACATCGAGGACCTCGCCGGCAAGGTGACCTTCGGTGACGTGTGGGGACTCCTCGTGGACGGCCGCTTCGGCAACGGGCTCCCGCCGGCCGAGCCGTTCCCGCTGCCGGTGCACACCGGCGACGTACGCGTCGACGTGCAGGCGGCGCTGGCGATGCTCGCGCCGATCTGGGGCTTCCAGCCGCTGCTGGACATCACCGACGAGCAGGCCCGCGACCAGCTGGCTCGCGCTTCGGTGATGGCGCTGTCCTACGTCGCGCAATCGGCGCGCGGGACCTCGACGCCGGCCGTGCCGGAATCCGAGGTCGACAAGGCGACGTCCATCACCGAGCGCTTCATGATCCGCTGGCGCGGCGAGCCGGACCCCGCCCACGTCAAGGCGCTCGACGCGTACTGGGTGTCGGCGGCCGAGCACGGCATGAACGCATCCACGTTCACCGCGCGCGTGATCGCCTCGACCGGTGCCGACGTGGCCGCTTCGCTCTCGGGCGCGGTCGGCGCGATGTCGGGCCCGCTGCATGGTGGCGCGCCGGCGCGCGTGCTGCCGATGATCGAGGAGGTCGAGCGGTCCGGTGACGCCGCCGGTCTGGTCAAGGGCATCCTCGACCGCAAGGAGCGCCTGATGGGCTTCGGCCACCGCGTGTACCGCGCGGAGGACCCGCGGGCCCGCGTGCTGCGCCGCACGTGCAAGGAGCTCGGCGCCGAGCGCTACGAGGTCGCCGCGGCGCTGGAGCAGGCCGCGCTGACCGAGCTGCGCGAGCGCCGCCCGGATCACCCGATCGAGACCAATGTGGAGTTCTGGGCCGCCGTGATCCTGGACTTCGCGAAGGTGCCGCCGGCCATGATGCCGTCGATGTTCTCCTCCGCCCGCACCGCCGGCTGGGCGGCGCACATCCTGGAGCAGAAGCAGACCGGCCGCCTCGTGCGCCCGTCGGCGAAGTACGTGGGCCCGGGCCCGCGCAAGCCGGAAGACGTCGAGGGCTGGGACAGCGTCACCAAGCACTGA
- a CDS encoding SDR family oxidoreductase: MSHQQVTASDGVRLSVRVSGAEDGPTVVLVHGYPDSGSMWDGVAAELGRRHRVVVYDVRGAGDSDKPRERAAYRLDQLAADLKAVVDEVQPNGKVHLLAHDWGSIQTWHAVTGDGLRGRIASYTSISGPSLDHAGAWFREQFKRPAGVPRALRQLLHSYYILLFQLPLVPELGWRSGLVPALIRRLDPAAGRVKIADAVHGLKLYRANMFTRRSRPAPRPAEVPVQVLAPVGDAFVTAPLQTEIARWVADLRVRRLVGSHWIARSKPAVIAAATAELVEYAEGGQESRALKRARVGGEPGRFADRLVVVTGGGSGIGRATALAFAAEGADVVVTDIDSAAAAETAKLVRDKGVDAGEYTVDSSDAGAVEEFAARVRAEFGVPDVVVNNAGIGMSGPFLDTTPADWEKVVDVNLWGVIHGCRAFAPMMKDRAQGGQLVNLASAAAYLPSKILTAYSTTKAAVLALSIGLRAELAADGIGVTAVCPGLVNTNITSTTRFVGVAAGEQARRQQAAAKLYARRGFGPEKVARDILRAVERDRAIQPSTPEAKVALVLSRLTPGLLRAAAKLDVTP; encoded by the coding sequence ATGTCTCACCAGCAGGTGACCGCCAGTGACGGTGTCCGCCTCTCGGTTCGCGTCAGCGGCGCCGAAGACGGGCCCACGGTCGTGCTCGTGCACGGCTACCCGGACAGCGGTTCGATGTGGGACGGCGTGGCCGCCGAACTCGGCCGCCGCCACCGCGTCGTGGTCTACGACGTGCGCGGCGCCGGCGACTCGGACAAACCGCGCGAGCGCGCCGCGTACCGGCTCGACCAGCTCGCCGCGGACCTCAAGGCCGTGGTCGACGAGGTGCAGCCGAACGGGAAGGTGCACCTGCTGGCCCACGACTGGGGTTCGATCCAGACCTGGCACGCCGTGACCGGCGACGGGCTGCGTGGCCGGATCGCTTCGTACACCTCGATCTCCGGCCCGAGCCTCGACCACGCCGGCGCGTGGTTCCGCGAGCAGTTCAAACGCCCGGCAGGGGTGCCGCGCGCGCTGCGCCAGCTGCTGCACTCGTACTACATCCTGCTGTTCCAGCTGCCGCTCGTGCCGGAGCTCGGCTGGCGCTCCGGGCTCGTGCCCGCGCTGATCCGCCGGCTCGACCCCGCGGCGGGGCGCGTGAAGATCGCCGACGCCGTGCACGGCCTGAAGCTGTACCGCGCCAACATGTTCACGCGTCGGTCGCGGCCCGCGCCGCGCCCAGCCGAGGTGCCGGTGCAGGTGCTCGCACCGGTGGGCGACGCGTTCGTGACCGCGCCGCTGCAGACGGAGATCGCGCGCTGGGTGGCGGACCTGCGCGTGCGGCGGCTGGTCGGTTCGCACTGGATCGCCCGCAGCAAGCCGGCAGTCATCGCCGCGGCGACGGCGGAGCTCGTCGAGTACGCCGAGGGCGGTCAGGAGAGCCGTGCGCTCAAACGCGCCCGCGTCGGTGGTGAGCCAGGACGGTTCGCCGACCGGCTCGTGGTCGTCACCGGCGGCGGCAGCGGCATCGGGCGCGCGACCGCGCTCGCGTTCGCCGCCGAAGGCGCCGATGTGGTGGTCACCGACATCGACTCGGCCGCGGCGGCGGAAACCGCGAAGCTGGTGCGAGACAAGGGTGTGGACGCTGGTGAGTACACAGTGGACTCGTCCGACGCCGGGGCCGTCGAGGAGTTCGCGGCGCGGGTGCGGGCAGAGTTCGGGGTGCCCGACGTGGTGGTGAACAACGCCGGGATCGGCATGTCCGGGCCATTCCTCGACACCACGCCGGCCGACTGGGAGAAGGTCGTGGATGTGAACCTGTGGGGCGTGATCCACGGGTGCCGCGCGTTCGCGCCCATGATGAAGGACCGGGCTCAGGGCGGGCAGCTCGTGAACCTCGCGTCGGCCGCCGCCTACCTGCCGTCGAAGATCCTCACCGCGTACAGCACGACGAAAGCCGCCGTGCTGGCACTGAGCATCGGCCTGCGCGCCGAGCTCGCGGCCGACGGCATCGGCGTGACGGCCGTGTGCCCGGGCCTGGTGAACACGAACATCACCAGCACCACGCGGTTCGTCGGCGTCGCGGCCGGCGAACAGGCCCGGCGGCAGCAGGCGGCGGCGAAGCTCTACGCGCGCCGCGGCTTCGGGCCGGAGAAAGTGGCGCGCGACATCCTGCGCGCGGTGGAGCGCGACCGCGCGATCCAGCCGTCGACCCCGGAAGCCAAGGTGGCGCTGGTGCTTTCGCGCCTGACGCCCGGCCTGCTGCGCGCGGCGGCGAAGCTGGACGTCACGCCGTGA
- a CDS encoding urease subunit beta, with amino-acid sequence MRPGEIIPGDQPVELNPGRERVRLLVRNLGDRPVQVGSHYHFAAVNPGLEFDREAARGHRLDVPAGTSVRFEPGIEREVDLVPLRGHRRVPGLRAEPGRER; translated from the coding sequence GTGCGGCCAGGCGAGATCATCCCCGGCGACCAACCGGTGGAGCTGAACCCCGGGCGCGAGCGCGTGCGGCTGCTCGTGCGCAACCTCGGCGACCGGCCCGTGCAGGTCGGCTCGCACTACCACTTCGCGGCCGTGAACCCGGGGCTGGAGTTCGACCGCGAGGCCGCGCGGGGGCACCGGCTCGACGTGCCGGCCGGCACGTCCGTGCGGTTCGAACCCGGCATCGAGCGTGAGGTGGACCTGGTGCCGTTGCGCGGGCACCGGCGAGTGCCGGGGCTGCGGGCCGAGCCCGGCCGGGAGCGCTGA
- a CDS encoding urease subunit gamma — MHLSPQERDKLLVHVAADVARRRLDRGVLLNYPEAVALITDHVLEGARDGRTVSELAASGRAVLSRAQVLGGVAEMVDSVQVEATFPDGTKLVTVHDPIS; from the coding sequence ATGCACCTGAGCCCGCAGGAACGCGACAAGCTGCTGGTCCACGTCGCCGCCGACGTTGCGCGCCGCCGGCTGGACCGCGGTGTGCTGCTCAACTACCCCGAAGCCGTCGCGCTCATCACCGACCACGTGCTCGAAGGCGCGCGCGACGGGCGCACGGTGAGCGAGCTCGCAGCCAGCGGCCGGGCGGTGCTCAGCCGCGCCCAAGTGCTCGGCGGAGTGGCCGAAATGGTCGACTCCGTGCAGGTGGAGGCCACTTTTCCGGACGGGACGAAGCTCGTCACCGTGCACGACCCCATCAGCTGA
- a CDS encoding urease accessory protein UreF has translation MDVCALILADSRFPGGGHVHSGGLEEAVSRGLVTSETDLPGFLLSRLRTAGALAAAFAAAAAHAAARGVRSGHWLRLDRELDARTPSPAQRVASRAQGRGTARAGAVAWPSPVLTALLAETPRPHHPIVCGALVGIAGGVPADAATAVGYLSVSGPASAAVRLLGLDPFAVNAVVARLGAEVRRVAGEAAAVAGADPVELPAPGSPALDLFAEAHARHHEEEVRLFAS, from the coding sequence ATGGACGTCTGCGCGCTGATCCTCGCCGATTCCCGGTTCCCGGGCGGCGGCCACGTGCACTCCGGCGGACTGGAAGAAGCCGTGAGCCGTGGGCTCGTGACGAGTGAGACCGACCTGCCGGGGTTCCTGCTCAGCCGGCTGCGCACCGCCGGCGCGCTCGCCGCCGCGTTCGCCGCGGCCGCCGCGCACGCCGCCGCGCGCGGGGTCCGGAGTGGACACTGGCTGCGGCTCGACCGCGAGCTGGACGCCCGCACGCCGTCACCCGCGCAGCGCGTGGCGTCGCGGGCCCAGGGGCGCGGGACCGCGCGGGCCGGTGCGGTGGCGTGGCCTTCGCCGGTGCTGACGGCGCTGCTCGCCGAAACCCCGCGGCCGCACCACCCGATCGTCTGCGGCGCGCTGGTCGGGATCGCCGGCGGCGTGCCCGCGGACGCCGCGACGGCAGTGGGGTACCTGTCGGTGAGCGGGCCCGCGAGTGCGGCGGTGCGGCTGCTGGGGCTCGACCCGTTCGCCGTCAACGCGGTGGTCGCCCGCCTCGGCGCCGAGGTGCGCCGCGTGGCCGGCGAAGCCGCCGCCGTCGCCGGGGCCGACCCGGTGGAGCTGCCCGCGCCGGGTTCGCCGGCGCTGGACCTGTTCGCCGAGGCGCACGCCCGGCACCACGAGGAGGAGGTGCGGCTCTTTGCGAGCTGA
- a CDS encoding urease subunit alpha, with protein MPQIDRERYAELFGPTTGDRIRLADTDLLIEVTEDRSRGANGSGDEVLFGGGKVIRESMGQAMATRAEGAPDLVITGAVILDHWGVVKADVGVRDGRIAGIGKAGNPDTMDGVDPALVIGPSTEVLSGNGKILTAGGIDCHVHFICPQLVDTALAAGLTTLVGGGTGPNEGTKATTVTPGAWHLGRMLSAMDGYPVNVLLLGKGNTVRAEALREQLAAGAGGFKLHEDWGTTPAAIDACLSVADESGVQVAIHTDTLNEAGFLESTVEAIGGRSINAYHTEGAGGGHAPDIIRVVGLPNILPSSTNPTRPHTVNTLDEHLDMLVVCHHLNPSVPEDLAFAESRIRPSTIAAEDVLHDLGAISMMSSDSQAMGRIGEVVIRTWQTAHVMKRRRGALPGDGAADNLRARRYVAKYTINPAIAHGMEAEIGSVEAGKLADLVLWEPKFFGVRPHVVLKGGFPAWAAMGDANASIPTPQPVLARPMFGAAPRVAAASSLHFVAPEALSSGLADTFGIHRPLVAVANTRARTKADMVLNDATPDVRVEPDSFAVRVDGELVEPMPVTRLPMAQRYFLF; from the coding sequence GTGCCGCAGATCGATCGTGAGCGCTACGCCGAGCTGTTCGGCCCGACCACCGGCGACCGGATCCGGCTCGCCGACACCGACTTGCTCATCGAGGTGACCGAAGACCGCTCGAGGGGCGCGAACGGCAGCGGCGATGAGGTGCTCTTCGGCGGTGGCAAGGTCATCCGCGAATCGATGGGCCAGGCGATGGCCACGCGCGCCGAGGGCGCCCCCGACCTCGTGATCACCGGCGCCGTCATCCTCGACCACTGGGGTGTGGTGAAGGCCGACGTCGGCGTGCGTGACGGGCGCATCGCCGGCATCGGCAAGGCCGGCAACCCGGACACGATGGACGGCGTCGACCCGGCGCTCGTGATCGGTCCGTCGACCGAAGTGCTGTCCGGCAACGGAAAAATCCTCACAGCGGGCGGCATCGACTGCCACGTGCACTTCATCTGCCCCCAGCTCGTCGACACCGCGCTCGCCGCCGGCCTGACGACGTTGGTGGGCGGCGGCACGGGGCCGAACGAGGGCACGAAGGCCACCACCGTGACACCCGGGGCCTGGCACCTCGGCCGCATGCTGTCCGCCATGGACGGTTACCCGGTCAACGTCCTGTTGCTGGGCAAGGGGAACACCGTGCGGGCCGAGGCGCTGCGTGAGCAGCTGGCCGCCGGTGCCGGCGGGTTCAAGCTGCACGAGGACTGGGGCACGACGCCCGCCGCGATCGACGCGTGCCTCAGCGTCGCCGACGAATCGGGTGTGCAGGTGGCGATCCACACCGACACGCTCAACGAAGCCGGGTTCCTGGAGTCCACTGTGGAGGCGATCGGTGGCCGGTCGATCAACGCGTACCACACCGAAGGCGCCGGCGGTGGCCACGCGCCGGACATCATCCGAGTCGTGGGACTGCCGAACATCCTGCCGTCGTCGACGAACCCGACGCGTCCGCACACGGTCAACACGCTCGACGAGCACCTCGACATGCTCGTGGTGTGCCACCACCTCAACCCGTCGGTACCGGAGGACCTCGCGTTCGCCGAGAGCCGCATCCGGCCGAGCACGATCGCCGCCGAGGACGTGCTGCACGACCTGGGCGCGATCTCGATGATGAGTTCCGATTCACAAGCCATGGGCCGCATCGGCGAGGTGGTCATCCGCACCTGGCAGACCGCGCACGTGATGAAACGCCGCCGTGGGGCGCTGCCCGGCGACGGCGCGGCCGACAACCTGCGCGCCCGCCGGTACGTCGCGAAGTACACGATCAACCCGGCGATCGCGCACGGGATGGAGGCCGAGATCGGCTCGGTCGAGGCCGGCAAGCTCGCGGACCTCGTGCTGTGGGAGCCGAAGTTCTTCGGCGTGCGCCCGCACGTGGTGCTCAAGGGCGGCTTCCCGGCGTGGGCGGCGATGGGTGACGCGAACGCGTCGATCCCGACGCCGCAGCCCGTCCTCGCCCGGCCGATGTTCGGCGCGGCCCCGCGCGTCGCGGCGGCGTCGAGCCTGCACTTCGTGGCTCCCGAAGCGCTGTCGTCGGGGCTCGCGGACACGTTCGGCATCCACCGCCCGCTCGTCGCCGTCGCGAACACGCGGGCGCGGACCAAGGCCGACATGGTGCTCAACGACGCGACCCCCGACGTGCGCGTCGAACCGGACAGCTTCGCGGTGCGCGTGGACGGTGAACTCGTGGAGCCGATGCCGGTGACGCGACTGCCGATGGCCCAGCGGTACTTCCTCTTCTGA